One part of the Cryptosporangium minutisporangium genome encodes these proteins:
- a CDS encoding class I SAM-dependent methyltransferase — translation MVDAEWAALTETQQQRWSAVLRCLSEVVPAGATVVVGGVGAEVFAERLAAVTSAADVLVGGSADVEAGGAGLLAAADVVVRLRGGPPGADRAEDADIVVDLRDPAWPVIRRVADRLSTSDRWHLTESRAFFAAKASTWDRRFGDDLPAYAVAVAEAGFRPGGLLVDVGCGTGRALPSLRSAVGPDGVVVGLDLTPEMLAEARARSVTEHASLVLADACRLPFADASADGVFAAGLLMHLPDPDAGLRELARITRPGGRLVLFHSTGRAALAARHGRSLRPDEPLAEAPLRASTADTGWRLDRYEDAAERFLAVATRT, via the coding sequence ATGGTCGATGCCGAGTGGGCCGCGCTGACCGAGACTCAGCAGCAGCGCTGGAGTGCGGTGCTGCGCTGCCTGTCCGAGGTGGTGCCCGCCGGGGCCACCGTGGTCGTCGGCGGCGTCGGCGCCGAGGTGTTCGCCGAGCGGCTGGCGGCGGTGACGAGCGCGGCCGACGTGCTGGTCGGTGGGTCGGCCGATGTGGAGGCCGGCGGGGCGGGGCTCCTGGCAGCGGCGGACGTGGTGGTTCGGCTGCGCGGCGGGCCGCCCGGGGCCGACCGCGCCGAGGACGCCGACATCGTCGTTGATCTGCGTGACCCGGCGTGGCCGGTGATCCGGCGGGTCGCGGACCGGTTGTCCACGTCCGATCGCTGGCACCTGACCGAGTCGCGCGCGTTCTTCGCGGCGAAGGCGTCGACCTGGGACCGCCGATTCGGCGACGACCTGCCCGCGTACGCCGTCGCGGTCGCCGAAGCCGGGTTTCGGCCGGGCGGGCTGCTGGTCGACGTCGGGTGCGGTACCGGACGTGCGCTGCCCTCTCTGCGCTCCGCGGTCGGCCCGGACGGCGTCGTCGTGGGTCTCGACCTCACGCCGGAGATGCTCGCCGAGGCCCGGGCCCGCAGCGTCACCGAGCACGCGTCGCTGGTGCTGGCCGACGCCTGCCGCCTCCCGTTCGCGGATGCGTCCGCCGACGGCGTCTTCGCCGCCGGACTCCTCATGCACCTGCCCGATCCGGACGCCGGGCTCCGCGAACTCGCACGGATCACCCGTCCCGGAGGCCGGCTCGTACTCTTCCACTCGACCGGGCGGGCAGCGCTCGCCGCGCGCCACGGCCGGTCGCTGCGCCCGGACGAGCCGCTCGCCGAGGCGCCGTTGCGGGCGTCCACCGCGGACACCGGCTGGCGACTCGACCGCTACGAGGACGCCGCCGAGCGCTTCCTAGCCGTCGCGACCCGCACCTGA
- a CDS encoding helix-turn-helix domain-containing protein — MGPHVVAVAVTDSLPVFELAVACEVFGLDRSDLVDPWYELRLCAAEPGPLRTAAGLSVDTKYDLDDLVAADTVLVPGVHRTTQLAPPEPLLDALRRAHRDGKRIVSFCAGAYVLAAAGLLDGRRATAHWMNALDFAHRFPRVQVDPTVLYVDDGNLLTSAGTAAAIDLCLHIVRRDYGSAVAAEVARRMVVPPPRQGSQAQHPTPIAARKPDDLGPVLAWAEERLDQPLTVADLARQAHLSPTTFARRFRTTLGATPLQWLVEQRVRRAQELLETTDEPVERIARLAGFGTPANFRHHFQRLVEVSPQTYRHVFRYRARGGREVRRTPA, encoded by the coding sequence ATGGGCCCGCACGTCGTAGCAGTGGCGGTGACCGACTCCCTGCCCGTTTTCGAGCTTGCGGTGGCGTGCGAGGTCTTCGGACTGGACCGCAGTGATCTCGTCGACCCCTGGTACGAGCTGCGCCTCTGCGCCGCGGAGCCGGGACCGCTGCGGACGGCGGCCGGGCTGTCCGTCGACACCAAGTACGACCTCGACGACCTGGTGGCGGCCGACACCGTGCTGGTGCCGGGCGTCCACCGGACGACCCAGCTCGCTCCGCCGGAGCCGCTGCTGGACGCCTTGCGCCGCGCGCACCGGGACGGGAAGCGGATCGTGTCGTTCTGCGCCGGTGCGTACGTGCTCGCCGCCGCCGGTCTCCTCGACGGCCGCCGGGCGACCGCCCACTGGATGAACGCGCTGGACTTCGCGCACCGGTTCCCCCGGGTCCAGGTGGATCCGACCGTGCTCTACGTCGACGACGGCAACCTGCTGACCAGTGCGGGCACAGCCGCGGCCATCGACCTCTGCCTGCACATCGTCCGGCGTGATTACGGATCGGCGGTGGCCGCCGAGGTGGCCCGACGGATGGTGGTCCCGCCGCCCAGGCAGGGCAGCCAGGCCCAGCACCCGACGCCGATCGCCGCCCGCAAGCCCGACGACCTCGGTCCGGTGCTGGCCTGGGCCGAGGAGCGACTCGACCAGCCACTCACCGTCGCCGACCTGGCCCGGCAGGCCCACCTGAGCCCGACGACGTTCGCCAGGCGCTTCCGGACGACGCTCGGCGCCACGCCGCTGCAGTGGCTGGTCGAGCAGCGGGTCCGCCGGGCCCAGGAGCTGCTGGAGACCACCGACGAACCGGTCGAGCGGATCGCCCGACTGGCCGGATTCGGAACGCCCGCGAACTTCCGGCACCACTTCCAGCGCCTGGTCGAGGTGTCGCCGCAGACCTACCGGCACGTGTTCCGCTACCGAGCCCGGGGCGGCCGGGAGGTGCGCCGGACACCGGCATGA
- a CDS encoding APC family permease translates to MTGKGRLSLAHGTALYVGAVLGTGVIALPALAAEVSGPASLLAWLLLVVASAPLAAAFAALGARYPDAGGVSTYARLAFGARAATIVGWCFYFAVPPGASAAALFAGAYVEAAIGGGTTTIAITAVVMIVGIGGTNAFGVQLSGRVQFGLSVLLVTFLLVAVVLAIPHLESANLRPFAPHGWTAIGPTAALLVWSFVGWEAITHLTAEFRRPARDLPRATAAAVVIVGVLYLAVAFAVVGVLGPAAGASTAPLGEVLAAALGGNARVLAAVAAVLLTFGAINAYFAGAAKLGAALGRDGALPPWIAQGSRAGEVPRRSLGVLVAGVLVALAGTLAAGIGPRPLVLVTTGLFVTVYAVGVAAAVKLLPTGGRAWLTAVAALGIVLVLTALTGRYLAWAAVVTAGALLYVRLRPSNEAEAEPEKAPQT, encoded by the coding sequence ATGACCGGAAAAGGCAGGCTCTCCCTCGCCCACGGCACCGCGCTGTACGTCGGCGCGGTCCTCGGCACCGGCGTCATCGCCCTGCCGGCGCTGGCGGCCGAGGTCTCCGGCCCGGCGTCGCTACTGGCCTGGCTGTTGCTCGTAGTTGCGTCGGCGCCGCTGGCCGCTGCGTTCGCCGCGCTCGGCGCGCGGTACCCGGACGCGGGTGGAGTCTCGACCTACGCCCGGCTGGCGTTCGGCGCGCGGGCCGCCACCATCGTCGGCTGGTGCTTCTACTTCGCGGTGCCGCCGGGCGCTTCGGCCGCGGCGCTGTTCGCCGGCGCCTACGTCGAGGCGGCGATCGGGGGCGGTACCACCACGATTGCGATCACCGCGGTGGTGATGATCGTGGGGATCGGCGGAACCAACGCGTTCGGGGTCCAGCTGTCCGGGCGCGTGCAGTTCGGCCTCTCCGTGCTGCTCGTGACGTTCCTGCTGGTCGCCGTCGTGCTGGCGATCCCGCACCTGGAGTCGGCGAACCTACGTCCGTTCGCGCCGCACGGCTGGACCGCGATCGGGCCGACCGCCGCGCTACTGGTCTGGAGCTTCGTCGGCTGGGAGGCGATCACCCACCTCACCGCGGAGTTCCGTCGACCGGCCCGCGACCTGCCCCGGGCCACCGCGGCGGCCGTCGTCATCGTCGGCGTGCTCTACCTCGCGGTCGCGTTCGCGGTGGTCGGCGTGCTCGGGCCGGCCGCCGGAGCGTCCACCGCACCGCTCGGCGAGGTGCTGGCCGCTGCGCTCGGCGGAAACGCCCGGGTGTTGGCGGCGGTCGCGGCGGTGCTCCTGACGTTCGGCGCGATCAACGCCTACTTCGCCGGTGCGGCGAAGCTCGGCGCCGCACTCGGGCGGGACGGGGCGCTGCCGCCCTGGATCGCGCAGGGCAGCCGCGCGGGTGAGGTCCCTCGGCGCAGCCTGGGCGTTTTGGTCGCCGGCGTCCTGGTGGCGCTCGCCGGAACCCTCGCCGCCGGAATCGGTCCCCGACCGCTGGTGCTGGTCACCACCGGACTGTTCGTCACGGTGTACGCGGTCGGCGTCGCGGCTGCCGTGAAGCTCCTGCCGACCGGCGGCCGCGCCTGGCTCACCGCGGTGGCCGCGCTCGGCATCGTCCTGGTGCTCACCGCGTTGACCGGCCGTTACCTGGCCTGGGCCGCCGTGGTCACGGCCGGTGCGCTGCTCTACGTCCGCCTACGCCCGAGTAACGAAGCGGAAGCCGAACCGGAGAAAGCACCGCAAACGTAG
- a CDS encoding SDR family NAD(P)-dependent oxidoreductase, which translates to MTTVGVRAVLVTGAGSPTGRAVVAALADQGHQVCAADSDSDVVQALVDGVGPGVVLGVAGSGRDPDHQDDAVDYALEAFERIDGLVNVVSTDRHGPMGVPSGWIYRVQLAWMAERGGSITNVYPVDGTNLDAIAALVSVSTREIAMRLGPRTRVTSVVAPIDAEGPGAQVRGLRALPTRRSSELAALVLHLLSSATSEFTGRTLVARPSGGWSAVDGDPVSF; encoded by the coding sequence ATGACGACGGTCGGCGTCCGGGCGGTACTGGTGACCGGAGCCGGATCGCCGACCGGGAGAGCCGTGGTCGCCGCGCTGGCCGATCAGGGTCACCAGGTGTGCGCGGCCGACTCCGATTCGGACGTCGTCCAGGCGCTCGTCGACGGTGTCGGACCCGGTGTAGTGCTCGGTGTGGCCGGTAGCGGACGCGACCCCGATCACCAGGACGATGCCGTGGACTACGCGCTCGAGGCGTTCGAGCGTATCGACGGGCTGGTCAACGTCGTCTCGACCGACCGGCACGGGCCGATGGGGGTGCCGTCCGGCTGGATCTACCGAGTCCAGCTCGCGTGGATGGCCGAGCGGGGCGGCAGCATCACGAACGTCTACCCGGTCGACGGTACGAACCTGGACGCGATCGCCGCTCTGGTGAGCGTCTCGACCCGGGAGATCGCGATGCGCCTCGGTCCGCGGACCCGGGTGACCTCGGTGGTGGCGCCGATCGACGCGGAGGGGCCGGGTGCGCAGGTCCGGGGCTTGCGTGCGTTACCGACCCGGCGATCGTCCGAGCTGGCCGCTCTGGTGCTGCACCTGCTGTCCTCCGCGACGTCCGAGTTCACCGGACGGACGCTGGTCGCGCGGCCCAGCGGGGGGTGGAGTGCGGTGGACGGAGATCCAGTTTCGTTCTAG
- a CDS encoding bifunctional diguanylate cyclase/phosphodiesterase — protein MWSLIGGAAAVVALNAAPSNIAPLACTFVEVGTLVALAAGIRLNPPPHRLNWMIVLGAVSLLTAAKLVQRAHNLLDLGPGLPTLVIDWMYLVVYLLLALALGILPLHGRHRTKLTSMTEVGILACTIVVLTWSGVIDPVLDAFELDAVVAVTASLLPLLGLLMVTTTARRVLTAGTRTPSGLLTIVALVTLLAGDTIAMAARMDNGATAGVKPSMYGWLVATVLLATAALHPSAALDPLPAERPSRGVMARGYVLLILVGPIATALSLLRELHRGYEINALDVAVPLAATTVTAVLLVFRLTAYARVAEQRATALDTRTEALEVALTEQVTLRKVLSHQATHDPLTDLPNRTLFGECVDEALVSGEPGTLLLFDLDGFKDVNDRYGHEVGDELLVAISERVQRLVPAPHTLARLGGDEFAVLLRQSGHQESVRCAQAILAALRRPFQVGPYQLYTAASVGLRALDTDTGTARVLSDTDLALYAAKAAGRDQLVCYDSQLRTRHLAQARMVDRLRDALEHDQLSVHYQPVVDFENDRWVTVEALARWETDDCSVSPDQFIPVAEDSGLIVALGTWVLRQACRDAAPWHRDHGTRLAVNVSVHQLREADFAGVVRRALTDSGLPAAALSLEITESVLVGAGTQRTRAIAHLNELRAAGVVVAIDDFGTGFSSLAYLRTLPIDAIKIDRAFVPCEQTEDPQQVALVRAIVELARGLGLGTVVEGVETPAQASVLKRLGCDLGQGFHYGRPAPADVISATLAPQNQPA, from the coding sequence TTGTGGTCGTTGATCGGCGGCGCAGCCGCCGTGGTCGCGCTGAACGCTGCCCCCTCGAACATCGCGCCGCTAGCGTGCACTTTCGTCGAAGTCGGGACGCTCGTCGCCCTCGCCGCAGGTATCCGGCTCAACCCTCCGCCGCACCGTCTGAACTGGATGATCGTTCTCGGCGCGGTGTCGCTGCTGACCGCGGCGAAGCTGGTCCAGCGCGCCCACAACCTGCTCGATCTGGGTCCCGGACTGCCGACCCTGGTCATCGACTGGATGTACCTGGTGGTCTACCTGCTGCTCGCGCTCGCGCTCGGGATCCTGCCGCTGCACGGGCGGCACCGGACGAAGCTCACGAGCATGACCGAGGTCGGCATCCTCGCGTGCACGATCGTCGTCCTGACCTGGTCCGGTGTCATCGACCCGGTGCTGGACGCGTTCGAGCTCGACGCCGTCGTCGCGGTCACCGCGTCGCTGTTGCCGCTGCTCGGGCTGTTGATGGTGACCACCACCGCTCGTCGAGTGCTCACCGCAGGCACCCGGACGCCGTCCGGCCTGCTCACGATCGTCGCGCTGGTCACGCTGCTCGCCGGCGACACGATCGCGATGGCCGCCCGCATGGACAACGGTGCGACGGCGGGCGTCAAACCGTCGATGTACGGCTGGCTGGTCGCGACCGTCCTGCTCGCGACCGCCGCACTCCACCCCTCGGCAGCCCTCGACCCGCTACCCGCCGAGCGGCCCAGCCGCGGTGTGATGGCCCGTGGTTACGTGCTGCTGATCCTCGTCGGGCCGATCGCGACCGCGCTCTCGCTGCTGCGCGAGCTGCACCGCGGCTACGAGATCAACGCGTTGGACGTCGCCGTGCCGCTGGCCGCCACCACGGTGACCGCCGTCCTCCTGGTCTTCCGGCTGACCGCCTACGCGCGGGTCGCCGAACAGCGCGCCACCGCGCTGGACACCCGCACCGAGGCGCTCGAGGTCGCGCTGACCGAGCAGGTCACGCTCCGGAAGGTTCTGAGCCACCAGGCCACCCATGACCCGCTCACCGACCTCCCGAACCGCACGCTGTTCGGCGAGTGCGTCGACGAGGCGCTCGTCAGCGGTGAGCCGGGCACCCTGCTGCTGTTCGACCTGGACGGGTTCAAGGACGTCAACGACCGGTACGGGCACGAGGTCGGCGACGAGTTGCTGGTGGCGATCAGCGAGCGGGTACAGCGGCTCGTGCCCGCGCCGCACACGCTGGCCCGGCTCGGCGGTGACGAGTTCGCGGTCCTGCTACGGCAGAGCGGTCACCAGGAGAGCGTGCGGTGCGCGCAAGCGATCCTCGCCGCGCTCCGCCGTCCGTTCCAGGTCGGCCCGTACCAGCTCTACACCGCCGCGAGCGTCGGGTTGCGCGCGCTGGACACCGACACCGGTACCGCTCGGGTGCTCAGCGACACCGACCTCGCGCTGTACGCCGCCAAGGCGGCCGGTCGGGACCAGTTGGTCTGCTACGACTCGCAGCTGCGGACCAGACATTTGGCTCAGGCTCGCATGGTCGACCGGCTGCGCGACGCGCTGGAGCACGACCAGCTCTCGGTGCATTACCAGCCGGTCGTCGACTTCGAGAACGACCGGTGGGTGACGGTCGAGGCGCTGGCCCGCTGGGAGACCGACGACTGCTCGGTCAGCCCGGACCAGTTCATCCCGGTCGCCGAGGACAGCGGGCTGATCGTCGCGCTGGGTACCTGGGTGCTGCGGCAGGCCTGTCGGGACGCCGCACCCTGGCACCGTGACCACGGCACGCGCCTGGCGGTGAACGTCTCCGTGCACCAGCTGCGCGAGGCCGACTTCGCCGGCGTCGTCCGGCGCGCGCTCACCGACAGCGGACTGCCGGCAGCGGCCCTCTCCCTGGAGATCACCGAGAGCGTGCTGGTCGGCGCCGGTACCCAGCGGACCCGGGCGATCGCGCACCTCAACGAGCTGCGCGCGGCCGGCGTCGTGGTGGCGATCGACGACTTCGGTACCGGCTTCTCGTCGCTGGCCTACCTGCGGACGCTCCCGATCGACGCGATCAAGATCGACCGCGCGTTCGTGCCGTGCGAGCAGACCGAGGACCCGCAGCAGGTGGCGCTGGTCCGGGCGATCGTGGAGCTGGCTCGTGGCCTGGGGCTGGGCACGGTCGTGGAGGGCGTCGAGACCCCGGCGCAGGCCTCGGTGCTGAAGCGGCTCGGCTGCGACCTCGGACAGGGTTTCCACTACGGCAGGCCGGCGCCGGCCGACGTGATCAGCGCGACGCTGGCCCCGCAGAACCAGCCCGCCTAG
- a CDS encoding MarR family winged helix-turn-helix transcriptional regulator — translation MNNPEPSGRNTTALLYQAYLRLAAVINDAMHEFDPRTRPAYAAVLINMDLDGIRLTRLAEKAQMTPQAMGELVDSLERLGYLQRLPDPADRRAKLIQFTEAGRTALETAFEVVAEIETYLAETLGRDTLDGLHTALDRILGDPATSDGLTGLRHSRATR, via the coding sequence GTGAACAACCCCGAGCCGAGCGGGCGCAATACGACCGCGCTGCTCTACCAGGCGTATCTTCGGCTGGCCGCGGTCATCAACGACGCGATGCACGAGTTCGATCCCCGCACTCGCCCGGCGTACGCGGCGGTCCTGATCAACATGGACCTCGACGGCATCCGACTCACCCGCCTGGCCGAGAAGGCGCAGATGACGCCGCAGGCGATGGGCGAGTTGGTCGACAGCTTGGAGCGGCTCGGCTACCTCCAGCGCCTCCCCGACCCGGCCGACCGGCGCGCGAAGCTGATCCAGTTCACCGAGGCCGGCCGGACGGCGCTGGAGACTGCGTTCGAGGTGGTCGCGGAGATCGAGACGTACCTGGCGGAAACCCTCGGCCGAGACACGCTCGACGGCCTGCACACCGCCCTCGACCGCATCCTCGGCGACCCGGCCACCTCCGACGGCCTTACCGGCCTACGACACTCACGCGCCACCCGATGA
- a CDS encoding maleylpyruvate isomerase family mycothiol-dependent enzyme, with protein sequence MEPTEVWRAIDVQRDELADLLEALSPDEWEHPSLCPGWRVRDVAAHLTMAANASGAEVLWEIVRARGDFNRMIQDSAVRRARRPTAEIVATVRATVGSRRLAPRTTVYEPLLDLLVHQQDIVRPLGRRRDMPLAEAQAAATRVWEMGFPFGARHRLAGTRLIATDVDWTVGEGAEVCGPIAALLLTLSGRTVALSELTGPGLDRLRATSGTPRPAP encoded by the coding sequence ATGGAGCCGACCGAGGTGTGGCGGGCGATCGACGTCCAGCGCGACGAGTTGGCCGACCTGCTGGAGGCGCTGTCGCCCGACGAGTGGGAGCACCCGTCGCTCTGCCCGGGGTGGCGGGTGCGGGACGTAGCCGCCCACCTGACGATGGCGGCCAACGCGAGCGGGGCGGAGGTGCTCTGGGAGATCGTGCGAGCCCGTGGCGATTTCAACCGGATGATCCAGGACTCGGCCGTCCGGCGCGCCCGACGTCCGACCGCGGAGATCGTCGCGACCGTGCGCGCCACCGTCGGCTCCCGGCGGCTCGCACCGCGCACCACGGTCTACGAGCCGCTGCTCGACCTGCTCGTCCACCAGCAAGACATCGTCCGACCGCTGGGGCGGCGCCGGGACATGCCGCTCGCCGAGGCGCAGGCTGCGGCCACGCGGGTCTGGGAGATGGGGTTCCCGTTCGGCGCTCGGCACCGGTTGGCCGGTACCCGGCTGATCGCGACCGACGTGGACTGGACGGTCGGTGAGGGAGCGGAGGTCTGCGGTCCGATCGCCGCGCTCCTGCTGACGCTCAGCGGGCGGACGGTGGCGCTGTCGGAGCTGACCGGTCCGGGGCTGGATCGACTGCGGGCCACGAGCGGAACGCCGCGTCCAGCGCCGTGA
- a CDS encoding TetR/AcrR family transcriptional regulator, protein MPRAGLTPAIVVAEAARLADEVGLDRLTLALVAQRLGVALPSLYKHVKGLDALHQQVSALATEELAGALAAAAVGRSGTDAVLALADAYRAYAREHPGRYPATQRVPDPNDPAHVRAGDRAVGTIVAVLAGYGLTGEDAIHATRALRSALHGFVSLETGGGFGMPQDVDRSFAQLVTALDAAFRSWPAVDPAPDRSAPTAPPSAR, encoded by the coding sequence GTGCCTAGAGCCGGTCTGACCCCGGCGATCGTCGTCGCCGAGGCCGCGCGGCTCGCCGACGAGGTGGGGCTCGACCGGCTGACGCTGGCTCTGGTCGCACAGCGCCTCGGTGTCGCGCTGCCCAGCCTCTACAAACACGTCAAAGGGCTGGACGCGCTGCACCAGCAGGTGTCCGCGCTCGCCACCGAAGAACTGGCGGGCGCGCTCGCCGCCGCTGCGGTCGGGCGCTCGGGTACCGACGCCGTTCTCGCCCTGGCCGACGCCTACCGCGCCTACGCCCGTGAACACCCGGGCCGCTACCCGGCGACTCAGCGGGTGCCCGACCCGAACGATCCCGCCCACGTGCGCGCCGGCGATCGCGCGGTCGGCACGATCGTCGCCGTCCTCGCCGGTTACGGCCTCACCGGCGAGGACGCAATCCACGCGACCCGCGCGCTCCGCAGCGCACTGCACGGTTTCGTCTCACTGGAGACCGGCGGCGGCTTCGGCATGCCGCAGGACGTCGACCGTTCTTTCGCCCAGCTGGTCACGGCGCTGGACGCGGCGTTCCGCTCGTGGCCCGCAGTCGATCCAGCCCCGGACCGGTCAGCTCCGACAGCGCCACCGTCCGCCCGCTGA
- a CDS encoding alpha/beta hydrolase, with amino-acid sequence MEISYLDRGPGRIAYDVQGEGPLVVCVPGMGDLRSTYRFLAPRLAAAGFRVATVDLRGHGDSDDNFPAYDDVAAGSDVLALVEHLGGGPALLVGNSMGAAAATWAAAEEPDAVAGLVLLGAFVRDPKINPVLSVLMKVLLVKPWGPAAWKAYYKSLYPGNPPADLDQHLASIAASMRRGGHWRSFVRTTRTSHAPVEARLTEVHTPTLVLMGEKDRDWADAAAEGRFVADALGGELIVVPNAGHYPMAEYPDQVAPAVQAFAQRAHAGA; translated from the coding sequence ATGGAGATTAGCTACCTCGACCGCGGCCCCGGCCGGATCGCCTACGACGTGCAGGGGGAAGGCCCGCTGGTGGTCTGCGTCCCCGGCATGGGAGACCTGCGCTCCACCTACCGTTTCCTCGCACCGCGCTTGGCGGCCGCGGGCTTCCGGGTGGCCACTGTCGACCTCCGCGGCCACGGCGACAGCGACGACAACTTCCCCGCCTACGACGACGTGGCCGCCGGCTCGGACGTCCTAGCGCTGGTCGAGCACCTCGGCGGTGGGCCGGCGCTCCTCGTCGGTAACTCGATGGGCGCCGCGGCCGCGACCTGGGCCGCCGCCGAGGAGCCGGACGCCGTCGCCGGACTGGTTCTGCTCGGCGCGTTCGTCCGCGATCCGAAGATCAACCCGGTGCTGAGCGTCCTGATGAAGGTTTTGCTGGTCAAGCCGTGGGGTCCGGCGGCCTGGAAGGCGTATTACAAGTCGCTCTACCCGGGGAACCCGCCGGCCGACCTCGACCAGCACCTGGCCTCGATCGCGGCGAGCATGCGCCGCGGCGGCCACTGGCGGTCCTTCGTCCGCACGACACGCACCAGCCACGCGCCGGTCGAGGCGCGGCTGACCGAGGTGCACACCCCCACGCTGGTCCTCATGGGAGAGAAGGACCGCGACTGGGCGGACGCGGCCGCGGAGGGCCGGTTCGTGGCCGACGCGCTCGGCGGCGAGCTGATCGTCGTGCCGAACGCCGGCCACTACCCGATGGCTGAGTACCCCGACCAGGTCGCTCCGGCGGTCCAGGCCTTCGCCCAGCGGGCGCACGCCGGTGCCTAG
- a CDS encoding RNA polymerase sigma-70 factor, with translation MTKPSPEPDQQVFNQHRNLLFSVAYRILGTAADAEDAVQDAWIKWSAADRAQVAEPKSYLTRIVSNVALERLRSTRYQRETYVGPWLPEPILTSSDTADSVTAAESVSMAMLVVLETLSPLERAVFVLKEVFGFSYAEIAAAVERSEAAVRQATHRAREHVQARRPRFSADKAQQRAVTERFFAAATGGDLNGLMELLSPDVTLWTDGGGKVRQAMRPVVGASTVATWFAAIGSVSYQGIEPADMSVELVEINGGLGLVFRGAGRVVATVTFGIDADGRITTIHNVANPDKLRAIADGAAHDVGTR, from the coding sequence ATGACGAAGCCCTCGCCCGAACCCGACCAGCAGGTGTTCAACCAGCACCGCAATCTGCTGTTCTCGGTGGCGTACCGCATCCTCGGCACCGCGGCTGACGCCGAGGACGCGGTGCAGGACGCCTGGATCAAATGGTCGGCAGCAGATCGCGCGCAGGTCGCCGAGCCGAAGTCCTACCTCACGCGGATCGTCTCGAACGTCGCCCTGGAACGCCTGCGCTCCACCCGGTACCAGCGCGAGACCTACGTCGGCCCGTGGCTCCCTGAACCCATCCTGACGAGCAGCGACACCGCCGACTCCGTGACCGCCGCCGAGTCCGTCTCGATGGCGATGTTGGTGGTGCTGGAGACGCTGAGCCCGCTCGAGCGTGCGGTGTTCGTGCTGAAGGAGGTCTTCGGATTCAGCTACGCAGAGATCGCCGCGGCGGTGGAACGCTCCGAAGCCGCGGTGCGGCAGGCGACACACCGGGCTCGCGAGCACGTGCAGGCGCGACGGCCGCGCTTCAGTGCGGACAAGGCCCAGCAGCGGGCGGTCACCGAGCGATTCTTCGCCGCCGCGACCGGTGGCGACCTCAACGGCCTGATGGAGCTGCTCTCCCCCGACGTCACGCTGTGGACCGACGGCGGCGGCAAGGTGCGGCAGGCGATGCGGCCGGTCGTCGGCGCGTCCACGGTCGCCACCTGGTTCGCAGCCATCGGGAGCGTCAGTTACCAGGGCATCGAGCCGGCCGACATGAGCGTCGAACTGGTCGAGATCAACGGCGGGCTCGGCCTGGTCTTCCGCGGGGCGGGCCGGGTGGTCGCGACCGTCACCTTCGGCATCGACGCCGACGGCCGCATCACGACGATCCACAACGTCGCCAACCCCGACAAGTTGCGCGCCATCGCCGACGGTGCCGCTCACGACGTGGGAACGCGCTGA